From the genome of Perca fluviatilis chromosome 8, GENO_Pfluv_1.0, whole genome shotgun sequence:
CCGAGGTTCGGACTCAGGTGCTCAGAGTCAAAGCAGAACTGAAAGCCCAGGAGAGACAGGCTGTCCAGCTGGAGAGCAGCTGCAGAGCTGTGGACAGGTCACTTGGCCAAAACAGCAAGAAAGTGCAGGTGAGACATATTCTTGCATTTGACtacttatatattatttttttagttttttttttattaaacaaaatagTGGTGCAGGTAAGAATGCATCTTTGCACCTGAATTGTCCCTCGACATGATGCTGAATCCCTGCCAGTGTAATTGGGAACTCTTGTTTTTTACCTTTCAAAGTCTGTTTTACAGGTCTTGGGGAAAACTATGTGGGTGTGGAAAAAAAGATTATATAATGCCTTCTGTGGCTGAAGAGAGTTGGGTTAAATCTAATACAAGTGACAAAGGACTTTAAAGTAATATTGCTTGTTTCTAGACATCAAAATACTAAAActtatagtgcgttccatttacctcgcaACATGGAAGCTGGAGtcgggaatgacgtcacacctgAGTCAAATTTCTCATTGTTGGGTAGGCTCCAGCcaaggttagccattgttagcaatgccaGCTGATAACAACAGATTATcaagttggacaggactgtgtgtacaactgatttagtgagacacaaataagaagGATGTGCTAATAACAGtgtgttactacagctttcacaactgttgatgcacggggcatccatgttggattttgagctcTGGGTACTGCGAGGTTGTCTGAGTTCCGAGCTCTGAAATCCGAGGTCAGGAGgtgtgtttccgactttgacctcgaaAAATCCGACTTCCAAGTACAAATGGAACACACTATCGGACTCCTATAATCTGTACCTGTAGATTTCAGTTGCTGTTAATCCTCTCATGTTTCCTCAAGAATCACTCTTCTCGTGCTGTTTCTCTGAAGGACATGCAGCACGAGCTGGAACAGCTGACCAAGGAGCTGAGGCAGGTTAATCTGCAGCAGTTCATCAAGCAGACTGGCACCAAAGTCACAGTGCTGCCGGCCGAACCCACTGAGGATGAAAGTACTCCCAACAGTCATGGTTTAGGTAATATCATTTTTCTTTGATAAACATCAAATGAGTGGATTTTTCTTGAGGAATATATAGTGTTGTATATGCCTACTGTAGATATCTCTTGCTGTTGACTTAAATGACAAGTAAGAAACTGACCTTGTAGGTACAGTATGTAGTCTGTGACATAGGGGTCAGTTAGGTCTAACCAATCTGAACTGGTCTGACCCAAGACGGTATTTACAACTTAATTGTATGTCAAAGTGCATACTGTCTGAGAATAAATGCTGCCATTCACACAGGCGACACACAACTTATTTTTGCATGAAGTGCAGTTTGTCTTTAAGTTGGCCTGTGCATTAGTAAAGTCATTATGTTCCATTAGGACACTTATTTTTCTCACCCTGCTGAGAGAAAATGACTCTGCTTAGTGTTCAAGTGCAGTGTTTCCGCACAGCACTTATTTAAAAAGAACTTTTAAAGCTGGTTCGCCTCTTACtttcaatgtattttttaaacagtCCGTCGTAGTGCTCACTCCACATGAAACACTACATTACATCACTTCGTAGCTAGTTTGTATCGACGATCTTTCCATTTTTGGGATTGTTCAGatgccgccggatgtccctcattttcgtccggatgtccatcacctcccgctttctttgtgttggcattctaaagtcaagtcgatttctgaggactatggttaactactcctcagatctctgcagggtaaatccagacagctagctagactatctgtccaacctgagttgttttttttttttttttttggtcgaatgtctaaaacaacttttgaaccaaaaccagttccttcccgaggctattttgcagaggcacccaagacgattgtgattggtttaaagaaatgccaataaaccaaaacacgtttttctcccatcccgtaatgctgtgtggactcgccagacgctcttccgcagcgctgtgaaggaaagtctggcaatgtgagactattgTAGCAAACGTCATGGAGAACAATGAGTGCAAACAGCACCACTAATCTGTTTTAACCAAATATTTTCTGTTCCAGCTCCgctaaaaacacagacacccGCCACCCGCCGTCTTTCCCTACTGAGCTGAGTTTGTAACCGTGTAACTGACGTTATTCACCTGCTCAACTGACTTTAGCAGTTTAGATAACCCACTCGGCTGTCCTACTGTTACTGTACAGACGTGAGCTAACAACAGACAGTCACCTCGTGCAtagactcatggcagtgtgtcGCTGCAGTTCATGGCTGTGCGTTGCTGCAGAATAAATATAGGGGAAACGCAATGTATAACCAGTGTTATTTTTGGCCTGGCGGTCTGTACAATTATAGGGGAaacaataaagtgtgtgtgcatgtgagagaGCTTGTGATAGAGGAAATGGGGAGGGGGGGTAGTGGAGAGAACAGCATTAGTTTTTACCCACtccagtggcaattatagtctcCATGCCAACAGCTGCCTGGATACAGGCAGACCTGGCGTCATTCATTCATCCTACTTTCTACGTCTATCCCTCATTCCTTCAATCACGCTGTTACTCTATCATATGCTCAGCAGTTTCTGTGATGGGCTCGTTGGACCAAAGCTCTTGTCATCCTACAGGAGACTAGCAGAGAGCTGACACGTAATCTAAGAGCACTGAATAACAGGAGAGCTGTGCCATTGCAATAGAGGCGATCCACATCAACCTTCAGCCGGCTGGTTATTAAAAAACTTACCAGTAATGTAGGACCAACAATGTAATTGGTGACAATGGTAATTAAGGTCGACTTTCAGGAGCAAGTTTAAGGTTAGACTGGAGCAGTGCATTACGCATTGTAACCACCAGCTTGTTAAACTAAGCTTGGAAGCAAAGAGCTGCATATCCAATTTGCAAAACAAAGTTCATAGGCAGAACAGTTATCTACAACACACTTAAAAAATAATCCTGCAagcacagaaataaatgcaaatGTACAACCATAAACGTGAAGTTAAACTTCCCACCACATCTATGAATAATTAAGTATTCCACATGCCCACTGCCTTAAGAAATGGTTGTCTGAAACATGGAGAAGCATATGGAGAAACAATTAATTGGTAGCAGTAACTGTGATGGTCAACAGTTTACGCCTACTTGTACTTGATTTTGGTTCAAATCTGTTAACACAGTTAACACAATATTCACTTGAGTATCTCCCTTCCCCCAAAGAGCCCAGATATTTTTTTCCGATTGCATGACTTGTACTTTACATTATTGCATCGTTTAGAGCAGTAGGTCTCTTTTATTAAACTTAATGGTGATGGATTTCCAATTATGAAAAGTAATGAATTCAGTGTTCATGTCCTTCTAGTAACCTTCCAgttcatgtgtgtgtaaaatcaGCTAGCGCTTTTGTGCCTGGCCATAGAATTCACTGCATCGGTGGCCGGGTTGgccagtgggtagagcaggcgcactaaTACTGAGAgttttattcctcgacgcagacgTCCAGGGTTagactccgacctgtgacgatttcctgcatgtcttccccctctctctcccctttctcacctaagctgtcctatcaattaaaggcggaaaagcccaaaaaataatcttaaaaaaaaaaaaattcactgcATCGGCTGATTCTCTGCATGGCTCGGTACTGCCCCCTGGTGGCACCATAGCAGAGACATCATGCAGCATCTGCAGcgctttgtattttattttaataaagtaatttattgatatttattatgaatttatattaataaagtACATTTGGaagttttaaaaacaaaacaatagtgTGAAAATCTGACTATATATTTTCAGCACCGAACCTTTTGAAATACAATTAGATTGTTTctaattttctctcttttatttatttattttttcagtctCAGATTTAGTTCCCCTGTCTGGCTCCCTGAAGCGCCCCGTGTCGTCGCACACGATGTCAAGTCACCTCCGGCTCCTCCACAGCCCTCTCACTTCTGGCCTGAACCCAGGGGGGATCTATGTGTGAGGCGTCAGGTCTCCCTTCCAGAGCCCCTTTCACCCCAGAACACATTCGTAAGTGGATATCTTTGTACAGGATACCTCAGTAGCACACTACTATGCACTGTTGCCTCAACTACCCAAAGGCAACCTTGAGTGTGAAGACTCAAATAGTGAAGGAACTATGTTAATCTTGAAATGAAAGTCATGGAGCACTTGGTGGGACTGAAAGAGGAGTTCAAAGGCATGACGGAAATAAAAACCCACGGCAGCAGCGCCATACGTCATGGTGCACAGTCTCTGAAGATGTTAGGACTTTCTGAACATCAGGCTGTTTTGGACTTCCTTTGTAAACATGTCCACTTAATGAACTTTTACTCTCACTTTAGTACCTGCTGAATGATTTGTATTGTTTTCTCACTAGCATCATGATTCAAATTGATTGCCTTTTGAACAGTATTCTTGAGATCTTGGTATGTGAATCTATGAACTATATATctctaaatgtaatttttgcagTGAACACATTTTACCCAGCGTAATGACTGGTTCTTATATAAGTAATGAAGGATCCACTTGTGTCTATAGTATACCTGTCTAGAATCTATCGTTTTGCATATCAGAATTTATTCCTGTAGCTCTGACTCTGTTCATGTTAAAACTATGCACAAACGGTTAATAGTTTTATTACTGTCTGGTATGTACCAAAATGTTGGcttactgtaaatgttttcttacTTTTCAGCTTTATTTTAGTGAATTGTTATATTTTAATACAAAGCGGTGCATTCACAGTTGCAAAAATGCAGTGCCCTCATTCCTGCAGTAATAGCTGCATAATGAAACGGTGTTAATAGACCTTTTTAAGCTGAtttttgttgttaaaatgacCACACAGTATATTTTTGCCAAAAGTATTATGCTCGTTTTTCCTGTAAGGATCGGTGGCCAAAGATTAGCAGGTCTTGTTGGTCTTGTTGCATGAGTGTGTCGTTAATATAGCCATATCTGGATGTGCAAAACACCCACAGTACAGTAAATTAGTTAGTTGAATCGAAAAATGGGGGGCATGTTATAATACAATGGATAGCTACAGTATGTaagagagtgtgagtgagttGGTGATtaaagagatgtgtgtgtgtgtgtgtgtgtgtgtgcagagtcaGAATAGCTATGAAGCCTCTCTTAGGTTGTAGTTCAGCTGCTATTCGCATCAAAGTGCCTTATGTTCATTCCACGGTTGGTGTATTCAAATAATGTACAGTAAACCTTTTAGTAGAGACATTGAAGCAATGGCCGTAGTCAGTGTAGATCAGATGTTGCTAGATGTATTGGTACCCCATTGCTGCACGGATAGAAATGACATCAAAGAGGAAACTACAATTGTTTTATTGGTCAGTATTATGTAGAAATGTCAATAGAACGAAAATTATTGATAGTGCTTTCCACTCTGCCACTGTATTATTGTCCCCATGCTGTAAAATGCATTTAATCTGATTTATTTCATCATACCACACATACTGAAGTCACTAGTTTAGTTCAGTACTGTCACCCAGGAATAAATAGTTGATGTGATACTGAAGAGAAGTCCACCTTGTAACATTAAGTAtctacaaaaacacaacaaaatcactACACTTTGTCTCTGCTATATGTTGTTGTGGATGATTTTCCCTTTAAGAAACCACTTGTGTGCATTTTCCATCCTGGGATAAGACGTAGCTGTGGTCACTGTTTACAACCGTATATGTTCTAAAGAACTGTAAGATGTCAACTGTACatagtctgtttttattttttcctgccTTAATAAACTGCAAAGTGTTGACAGATGTATGGCTGTAACTGGCTGCTGATATGACATGGGATTGCATGATTCAATAAACCATCTTACAAAATGAAATGTGTCGCAACGTGATAACTGTTTGCATCTGGATGTAAATGAGAAGGAAATATGTAGTTTGGGCTCTACAtgtctttaatgttttttgccAGTAGATGGAGACATTGACTCAGTAATGGTAGAAATCTGGACACACCACGGCTAGGAGAGAATTATGGGATGGCTTCATAGGTTTATAAGGGGATAGTCTGGCTCACTGGATGTACATCGCTGGGATTAAGCCTGATGTCCGATGTGATGGGTTTGAAGAAATGAGATATACAAACGAGcctgaggttgtttttttttttttttttttcctatcccagaatagacaAGTGTTGTAGTCAGACCATACTCCAGTACtgacagcgctgtggagatttGGCAATGTGAAACTATTAATGGGattttatgttaaaaataaaggCAAAGATGATTGTGCTAAAACTTTTAAAGTTGCTCTCAATGGTCAATAAAGATACTGTCAGAACCTTATTGTTATTTGagcagagaaaggaaaaaaagttgcAAAGGAAATGGGGGTCCTTGTTGCATCGCTACATTGTAAATGTATTGGAAAAGGAGCAGCAAATTAAGGCAACATGCGTTTTCTTTCCCAACCTTGAAAGGCATAAATTGGCAGTAATTGGACTTCATTGTTGCCAGGATCAGGAGAAAGCATAAAGTCAGACACTGAAGTTTAAAGGCTATTGAAAGTATGCATAAAGATTCAAATAATATTGCAATGAGCCAGTCAATGGAAACCACAAAGACTGGATTTGATCCTACTTAAAGTTTTTGACAAGTTGGGAGGAGGCCCCTTGTTTTTCATCAGCCTGTTATCACATGCCATTTGTTTAAAGCCTTGGCTTACTGTACACTGTACATTCCTCTGCTGTGACCTGTCAGCTGATTAGAGTCTTAGTAACACCACATTTCATCTACTGGACTTCCAGTATTGTTTATTCATAATACTGTACTCTGAACGGTTTGTCTTGTACACATATAACTTGATGTCTTACAGTGTGTGTTGTTTCCTGTTAGTTAAATTACTGAAATTAAGTCTTACTGGGAGCAAAAACAGAATTTGTGTTAAACAAGAACAAGCCTGCAGAGTTTAGTTttgatatttattttacaaCTCATCAGCAATAATTTATAACAGCATATGTGTAAAGCATTAACGAAATGTGCAACAGTTGCtcatttaaatctttttttaaaaaaacatagacTTCTACAACATTGACATAGACATGAATACTTTATGGTATATTCACAAAAAGATCtatttacagacacacatgccaCTTTATATAACAGTTAACAGATTTGAGGCCAAAAAAACAGCTTAAGTAAACTACAAAAGCAATGTCATGTATGCAAAATACAATGAAAATCATCTGTTTATTCAGTCACGtgtgaaatttaaaaaagctgaaCAACACTACACTTAAAGGAATTAATCTCTTAGAAAACAGGCCAAGATAAAGTTAAAGTTCCTAAAACTGCAACGATCATAAGTGATGGCCACATGACCACAGCTTCTTTCCCGCTTTTGTCAAATCTTTGAAAAgcgagaaagagacagaaataagCAGTGTTTTCTCAAATCTGGGAAATCGCCACTTCACTGCATGAAATCATCACAAAGCATGTCGTATCTCTGCTCTTTCTTTTCAAAGGaaatcatatttatttttatttcaaaacaacTCAACACAACAAAAAGGCTCTAAGAGAACTACAGTGATTGACTTTCAAAATGATAAGGTGACTGTTTAGGGGGAGTAAAAGCAGAAAAAAGTGCACTTTACTTCTCAAAGAGTAAAGATCATCCTACATACAAACTTTAACAGCTGGGAAAATACAGATACATTCAATATCAAAGATCTATAAGGTGCTATCCTACAATGTTTCTTGGAGGTACATGATGTTACAGCATCTCTGTGCTGAAATATTTCATTCGGGGGGGGACAGAATATGCTGGTCAAGCAGCCCCTTGTAAATAAAGGGTTTCTTCTTTCAATTATTCTGAATGGTTTcagtgatttttttcttcttcttcctttatttcctcacAACACCAAATAAGTAAAGGAAACCAGAGTAAACTCAGATCTGTAAAATGAGTTGAGGAAACCCAGGCATTTGACCTATCCcatcatttcatcatttgtaaagtatTGTGTTAGGAGTGGGGGTACCATTAATTTCTTCTCAGGAGGGACAGTTATGTGCCTCCCAATCAGCCTACCCCATTCAAAGTTGGGGATGAGGTGCTGTGGACGTCTTTTATAGGCCCATTTACATGTTAATGAATCAGAATTCCAGGtaataatatttacagtcagaGTGAGCCAAGCTCTTAATAGCCTTGGCAGAGGTCAGTATCAACTTCATACATCCAAAGAGACTCGCTGATTGGGATATGGCGCGCTGTTGTAATAGGCTATATACTCAAAGTTTTGGCACCAATGCTGCCacttcaaaatattttttatcaaagaggattaaaaaactTACTCCAGCAAAACACAGCCGTGTATTAATGTCAATCATTGTCGATAATAATTTACATTGATTAATCTAGCATAAGTGCAAAAGGCACACGCCGTCACAACTGTCTCCTGTTTCGCCAAGATATTGAACATGAGAAACTCTTCTGTGAAACCTCGTTTAAAAActactctaaaaaaaaaaaaaaaagaatgcacgGAAAGGTAACAGACAAATTAGCTCGTCTGACAAGCAGAAAACTGATCATGTGGGCTATTCTTGCTTTCTTGGGACGCATCAGCTACGTCATCCTCCCCGTCGTCACTCGCGGGACTTTCCTCGCGCTCCTTAGGTGAACCTAACTCAGCCTCGTGTGACTCGTCGCTGTCTGGACTGTGGCAGTCCTTGGACTGAGCAGAGGCTCCAAAGTGCACAGACAAGCCGGGTAGAGCTGCAGCAGCCGCCGCGGCCGCCGCTGCTGACGCGTGTGCAGGGTACAGCCAGGGGAAAGGGGATGCCAGAGCTGCCGCTGGGTACATGTACTTTTCAATGTTGCTTTTGTCGAAAAAAGGCATGTAAGACGCCGCGGCCGAGGGGTTGATGAAGTAGAAAGGCATGCAAATAGGCGTCTGCTGTCCCACACTGCTTATTCCCATCAGAGAGTTCATAAACGCCAGATCGGGTCTGGTGGGGTCTGTGCCACCTAACCCGTTCCCAGGCCAGttcatctttgtttttttggcaGCGCGATCATCTCCAAACTCTTGCTTGATCTTCACTGCCTTGTATCCCTGCGCCTTATTGCGCTCACATTCTTTATCTTTGCCGTCGCCCTTTTCAGCCTCGCCCCCGTATCCGCTGTCCGTGTCTGTGTCATTCTCGTTAAGCTCCCCGCCTTGGGTCCTCTGGATGACCGGGACACAGTTGGCCTGGCTGTCGGCTTTGTGGCCATCCTGTGCGTCCCCGGCGGGTAGCTGGTGCTGGAGCGGCGGCGCGCCGGACTGGAACTGCGCCAACACCTTGTGAAGGTGGCTGATGAGCTGCGCGCACCTCTGCTCTCGCGTCGTCCAGTTCTCAAACTGACTCAGGTACTGCAAGACCTCTTTGGCACAGGCCTGGAACCCGGAGTGGAACGCATCCAGATCTGCATGAATGGAAGATTTCATCGACCGGTCCCCTGCGAATCAATCAGTTCAAAGATGAACAGATCAGTATTCTGTAAAGTGTCGCACATTGAGCCAATGACAGGATAAAACGGACGCACGCAAAGCACGTTTTATAATTCTGTTGTTCTCAGAATGCGCATTATCCTTGTTCTGTTCATGTACATGTTCTGCTGCTGTAAAAAACGGACTTTCTCTGTGTAGGGACTAATACAGTGTCATGTAATCCagtaacattttaataatgcATCCATAATCTTACTGAAAATGATAAAGAAGCGCAGTTTCATGCAAAACATTTCTATGAACTTCTGGTTTGTTTATCTCACCATTCTGCAGCGCTATAATCTTCTGATGCTgctgctcagtgacagcagTCAGTGCGTTTAAATGTTTCAACGTTAACTCCAGGACAACTGCTTTCTCCAAATGCCCGAGCGtctaaagagaaaaacaaagatcAGAAGGCTGTTTACGAGATCTCATGTCATGTAAAACCATGTTTCGCTGAGCACGTAAAGTCCTTTGTGTCATGAACTCACCGACAGCTTCAGATGTTCGGGTAACAAATCCTTAAGCTGGCCAATACATTCGTTgattctgtctctcctcttcttctctatCAACCGGTGTGGTAACTTGTATGCATCCTgttggcaaaaaaacaaaacaagcgtTTACTCCTATTAAAACATACAGCCTATgtatagaaaaataaaatgggCTACTGTATTGTACTGTAGGCTATTGTAAACTCTGCACATTCAAAGGTCGCTtaatgaaaaaaactaaaccgcACGCACCTTCCCACCATCCTCTCGTTTTATTCCTCTTTTGGATTTGCACATGTAGAGAGAGGGGTAATCCACCCTAAAGTAAAAAAGGAAAGTGTCCGATTATTCACCAGGTTGTCATAACAGTTTATTAGACAGAGTTTTGacaaagtttgccaaaagcgaCACTCACCCCAAAAAATCAGCGTGCTCCATGAACTGTCTGTCCTGTAAATGCGGTATTCTTTCATCCATCACTGCTCTGCTGCTGGTTGTCCGCTCCCGATCTTCTTCAGGGAATGTTTGTTATTCTACGACCCACACACGGACGGCTGGGGGAGATGATGCACAGTGCGTGTCCTCCGGTGGAGCTTCGCTTCAGACTGATATCTATAGTTCTCTGAGCTGCCACTTTGCAAAGCCGTCGGTGATGTGGTTAGAGCGCACGCGCGCCTTCGGTAACAGCTTCCTACTCACGTGTAGCCTGCACCAGCACAAAGTCCGATAATTAGACCTTCTTTCTCTGTGTTATAGGCTACATATAGCGATGTAGTCCGACCATGTTAGATCTGGTTTTAGAAACGTGAAACATGCGCAAAATATAGACGAAAAGGCGCACGGGATTGAGAGAGACATGCAGTTTAATCCCCGTTAATGCATCTGACATATAGCCTATTTGGGGTCCTAAACTTCACAGACTCGCAAACTTGTCTTGTGATCTTGTGATCTCATGTGATAAATAATTAGTCAGAAATCAACAATCCTGCAAATATTAACAGTTTAGAATGAACCCACATGTCCTAAATGCTCATCTATCActtcaaaaacaataacaaaaacattgcaGTTTTTCATGCtgttcataataaaaacaaaatttaaacTGGGAACTTCCTGATctttacataacacaatacaatacatgCTAATATAACGTGAAAACATAGAGGTTAATGTGAAGTAAATACAGAGCGTAAACAGCATAGGTAACCTATTCCGACGTCTCCACTCGTTCAAAGCTGCGTTGTCAGTAACCATGGCACCGGCCCAGCTGTGTGCTCAAACACGTGCGTCGAAGTCTTTTTTATTAATCTCATCTCTGGGTGCTGCCAGGGCCGGCCCaagacttttgggggccctaagcaggatttggtttggggactctccacattgtaacgTTTTGCCACTGTACTTGGCACTAAATCAAcgtgtgtattgtaaatattagtttaagcactcataatgtgCAAATAAGCATTTCAAGACTAATGTGGGACCAATTAGCAGCAACACTTTATCTATAAAAAcccccttttttcccctcccccctccccccccccttttttcccccccccccccccccctttttttttttttcttcgtcccccttttttttttttttttttttttttttttttttttttttttttttccccaaaatacTAAATGCTAAATGACGTTATGTGACTTTGACTTCTTGATTTGTCTGATCTCCTAAAACAATGAATATCCAAAGATCATTAAAAATGATTCAAAGTCACTCAATTTGTGGTGTTATTACTATTTGCTAGAGATAACAGTAAACAAGATCCAGAACCTTCTATCAAAATATATCTTGttacaaattacaaaagttTTATAAATGACTCTGAGAAGTTAAACTGATTGTCGGTGACACCTGTTCCTCTGTTGTGAACATTTAAGCGCACAAAAACACTCTGAGGCACTGTAATGCTCTCACATGCCTTATGATCACATTACTTCTTCCTGTAAGTCATGTGAGTTTCTGGCTGGCAGCATATGGCTCTCTTGTGTAACAGTGCTGACAAAAAAACCCGATCCAACCACTCCGGCTCTCAAACAAAGTGTGACCTCCTCTGTGCTGGCTTTTCATTAACTCATACCTGCTGACATGCATCTGTACtttccctttcttctttttaatgGTACTACTACAAGTGAAATCATCTCACAGTCGTAAGTTGGAATCCCCCTTTGTGACTTCCTGCCCcccttccctcctcttcctttcctcCACAGTATGCTGCCTGCTCTATATGTGGCACTGGAGCCGCTTTAGGAATCCAGTCCAAATGTTTTCCATATTAGTTCAGAGCCTTCTCTGTTTCCAAATAGCAGCCGAGCTGGGCTTATGGTGAGAGGAGGCCTTGGCAGGGAGGggaagggaggggagagaggctGACGGCAGGCAGGCTTATCCACCTCAGACACTGCAACAGTAAAAGTCGAGAGTGCAGAAAGGGAAAAAGAGTGTCAAGAAAAGAGGAGAAATGGGTCAGGGGCAGAAAGGTTCCTCAGACAAAGAGGGCAACAAGAAGAAGAGAGATGAAAGCCCAGCGCCAGAGGACGGCCAAAAATGCAGAGTCTGCCGTTTCCCTCTGCTCGTCGCCCTGCTCCAGCTGCTGTTGGGGGTGGCCGTCACAGTCGTGGCCTTCCTTATGTTGGCCATCAGCCCCTCACTCCTGGCCAGGGAGACACCACACTGGGCTGGAATCATTGTAAGCTCCATCTTTATGCTCTAACATCAGCcactacatttacatgtttgCATGGACCCTGAGTCTCCTGCTGCATGACCCTCAGCTATATCCCTCAGTGTGTTTTCCAT
Proteins encoded in this window:
- the bhlhe41 gene encoding class E basic helix-loop-helix protein 41, with the translated sequence MDERIPHLQDRQFMEHADFLGVDYPSLYMCKSKRGIKREDGGKDAYKLPHRLIEKKRRDRINECIGQLKDLLPEHLKLSTLGHLEKAVVLELTLKHLNALTAVTEQQHQKIIALQNGDRSMKSSIHADLDAFHSGFQACAKEVLQYLSQFENWTTREQRCAQLISHLHKVLAQFQSGAPPLQHQLPAGDAQDGHKADSQANCVPVIQRTQGGELNENDTDTDSGYGGEAEKGDGKDKECERNKAQGYKAVKIKQEFGDDRAAKKTKMNWPGNGLGGTDPTRPDLAFMNSLMGISSVGQQTPICMPFYFINPSAAASYMPFFDKSNIEKYMYPAAALASPFPWLYPAHASAAAAAAAAAALPGLSVHFGASAQSKDCHSPDSDESHEAELGSPKEREESPASDDGEDDVADASQESKNSPHDQFSACQTS